A stretch of Rhizobium glycinendophyticum DNA encodes these proteins:
- the rph gene encoding ribonuclease PH: protein MRPSGRKTDQMRKVSFERNFSKHAEGSCLVKFGDTHVLCTASLEDKTPPWLRNSGKGWVTAEYGMLPRATGERMRREASSGKQSGRTQEIQRLIGRSLRAVVDLEALGERQISIDCDVIQADGGTRTASITGAWIALHDCLKWMEARNMVKVEKVLKDHIAAISCGIFANQPVIDLDYLEDSAAETDANFVMTGSGGIVEIQGTAEGKPFSQDEFLTLLGLARNGIDELVTLQKQAIG from the coding sequence ATGCGGCCATCCGGCAGAAAAACAGATCAAATGCGCAAAGTCTCGTTCGAGCGCAATTTCTCCAAGCATGCCGAGGGATCCTGCCTGGTGAAGTTCGGCGATACGCATGTGCTGTGCACGGCGAGCCTGGAAGACAAGACGCCACCGTGGCTGCGCAATTCCGGCAAGGGCTGGGTGACGGCGGAATATGGCATGCTGCCGCGGGCCACGGGCGAACGCATGCGCCGCGAAGCCTCTTCCGGCAAGCAGAGCGGCCGCACCCAGGAAATCCAGCGGCTGATCGGCCGGTCGCTGCGCGCGGTCGTCGATCTGGAGGCACTCGGCGAACGGCAGATCTCGATCGACTGCGACGTCATCCAGGCGGATGGCGGCACGCGCACGGCCTCGATCACCGGTGCCTGGATTGCGCTGCATGACTGCCTGAAATGGATGGAAGCGCGCAACATGGTGAAGGTGGAGAAGGTCCTGAAGGACCATATCGCGGCCATTTCCTGTGGCATCTTCGCCAACCAGCCGGTGATCGACCTCGATTACCTGGAGGACTCGGCGGCCGAGACCGATGCCAATTTCGTCATGACCGGTTCCGGTGGCATCGTCGAGATCCAGGGGACTGCCGAAGGCAAGCCGTTCAGCCAGGACGAGTTCCTGACGCTGCTGGGTCTGGCCCGCAACGGCATCGACGAACTGGTGACGCTGCAGAAGCAGGCGATCGGCTGA
- the rpoN gene encoding RNA polymerase factor sigma-54, translating into MALSANLFLKQSQSLVMTPQLMQSIQLLQMTHIELMQFISQEVERNPLLELNADDGDLGSDSADAADAHGSATVNNGQSTDDTVASPSLDSDWYEGSGSENLNDRLDTNFDTAFADEGSSMRPDAPELLGQWKSMPGNSGETGEGFDLDDFVAGQISLRDHLNQQIPFALPTPADQLVAAVMVDHLDECGYLRLDLDELAARLGRAREQIETVLQTLQTLEPAGVFARSLSECLGIQLRQRDRYDPAMAMLVDNLELLAKRDFATLKRLCGVDEEDLLDMLSEIRKLNPKPGGSFEHSVSESVTPDVVVRSDNNGGWQVELNPDALPRVLVNHSYMVAVGRQGVAKDSPDHAFMSECLQNANWLTRSLDQRARTISKVAAEIVRQQSAFLDHGVDHLRPLNLKTVADAIKMHESTVSRVTTNKYMLTPRGLFELKYFFTVSIASAEGGDSHSAEAVRHRIRALIEKESPEAVLSDDDIVDTLKSSGVELARRTVAKYRESMNIPSSVQRRREKRAMAKISSH; encoded by the coding sequence ATGGCCTTGTCCGCGAATCTGTTCCTGAAACAGAGCCAATCGCTGGTGATGACACCGCAGTTGATGCAGTCCATTCAACTGCTGCAGATGACCCATATCGAATTAATGCAGTTCATCTCGCAGGAAGTGGAACGCAATCCGCTGCTCGAATTGAATGCAGATGACGGAGATTTGGGCTCGGACTCTGCCGATGCCGCCGACGCCCATGGCAGCGCCACCGTCAACAACGGCCAATCCACCGACGATACTGTTGCCAGCCCTTCGCTCGACAGCGACTGGTATGAGGGCAGCGGCAGCGAAAACCTCAATGACCGGCTGGACACGAATTTCGACACCGCCTTTGCCGACGAAGGCTCCAGCATGCGTCCCGATGCGCCGGAGCTTCTCGGGCAGTGGAAGTCGATGCCGGGGAATTCCGGGGAGACTGGGGAAGGCTTCGATCTCGACGATTTCGTTGCCGGGCAGATCAGCCTGCGTGACCATCTGAACCAGCAGATTCCTTTTGCTCTTCCGACACCTGCCGACCAACTGGTTGCGGCCGTCATGGTCGATCACCTTGACGAATGCGGCTATCTGCGGCTCGATCTCGATGAACTGGCGGCGCGACTGGGGCGTGCACGAGAGCAAATCGAAACGGTGTTGCAGACGCTTCAGACGCTGGAGCCTGCGGGCGTCTTTGCACGCTCGCTCAGCGAATGCCTGGGGATCCAGCTGCGCCAGCGCGACCGTTATGATCCGGCCATGGCTATGCTGGTCGACAATCTGGAACTGCTCGCCAAGCGGGATTTTGCCACGCTGAAGCGGCTGTGCGGCGTGGACGAAGAGGATCTTCTCGACATGCTGTCGGAGATCCGCAAGCTCAACCCGAAGCCAGGCGGCTCATTCGAGCACAGCGTCTCGGAATCGGTGACGCCCGACGTCGTCGTGCGCTCCGATAACAATGGCGGCTGGCAGGTCGAGCTCAATCCGGATGCGCTTCCCCGGGTGCTGGTCAATCACAGCTACATGGTGGCGGTGGGTCGCCAGGGTGTGGCCAAGGACAGCCCCGATCATGCCTTCATGTCGGAATGCCTGCAGAACGCGAACTGGCTCACCCGCAGCCTCGATCAAAGGGCGCGGACGATCAGCAAGGTGGCGGCCGAGATCGTGCGGCAGCAATCGGCCTTCCTGGATCACGGGGTCGATCACCTGCGGCCGCTGAACCTGAAAACGGTCGCAGACGCGATCAAGATGCATGAATCCACGGTCAGCCGCGTCACCACCAACAAATATATGCTGACGCCTCGCGGGCTCTTCGAGCTCAAGTATTTCTTCACGGTGTCGATCGCATCCGCAGAAGGTGGCGACAGCCATTCGGCCGAGGCCGTGCGTCACAGGATACGGGCCTTGATCGAGAAAGAAAGCCCTGAGGCGGTGCTATCGGACGACGACATCGTCGACACGCTGAAATCGAGCGGTGTGGAGCTTGCGCGCCGGACCGTGGCAAAATACCGCGAGTCCATGAACATCCCGTCCTCAGTTCAGCGTCGCCGCGAGAAGCGGGCCATGGCGAAGATTTCCTCCCACTGA
- the ptsN gene encoding PTS IIA-like nitrogen regulatory protein PtsN has product MALADLLHQDAVVPTLRVNSKKQLLQELAAKASKLTNIPEREIFDVILQRERLGSTGVGNGIAIPHGKLNKVTQITGVFARLETPVDFEALDDQPVDLVFLLLAPEGAGADHLKALSRIARVLRDQDLVAKLRATESASAIYTFLNEEQASNAA; this is encoded by the coding sequence ATGGCCTTGGCAGATTTGCTGCATCAGGATGCTGTCGTACCGACACTCAGGGTGAATTCGAAGAAGCAACTGCTTCAGGAACTCGCGGCTAAGGCTTCCAAGCTGACCAACATCCCTGAGCGCGAGATCTTCGACGTTATCCTGCAGCGCGAGCGGCTGGGTTCCACCGGCGTCGGCAATGGCATTGCCATCCCGCATGGCAAGCTCAACAAGGTCACCCAGATCACCGGCGTTTTCGCACGTCTGGAAACACCGGTCGATTTCGAGGCGCTGGACGACCAGCCGGTCGATCTCGTCTTTTTGCTGCTCGCCCCGGAAGGTGCGGGCGCCGATCACCTGAAGGCGCTGTCGCGCATTGCGCGCGTGCTGCGTGACCAGGACCTGGTCGCTAAGCTGCGCGCAACCGAATCCGCCTCGGCGATCTATACCTTCCTCAACGAAGAACAGGCTTCCAACGCGGCATAG
- the hpf gene encoding ribosome hibernation-promoting factor, HPF/YfiA family has protein sequence MSVRVSGKQMEIGETFRQRIEDRIQDAVTKYFDGGYSGQVVVAKSQSRFSADCLVHLDTGANLHAAGEANDPQVAFDTAFERVEKRLRRYKRKLKDHHAGEASNPPIEVAYTVMDSVDDDHEELPEDYAPTIVAESTKKLRTMTVASAVMALDMTDEPVLLFRSPGKEQLNIVYRRNDGNIGWIDSANIKG, from the coding sequence ATGAGTGTGCGTGTATCCGGCAAGCAGATGGAAATCGGTGAAACTTTCCGCCAGCGGATCGAAGACCGAATCCAGGATGCGGTTACCAAATACTTCGACGGAGGGTATTCCGGGCAAGTGGTCGTGGCAAAATCGCAGTCGCGATTTTCGGCCGATTGCCTGGTGCATCTCGATACCGGCGCGAACCTGCATGCCGCAGGCGAGGCCAATGATCCGCAAGTGGCCTTCGACACCGCCTTTGAGCGCGTCGAGAAGCGCCTGCGCCGCTACAAGCGCAAGCTGAAGGATCATCACGCCGGCGAAGCATCGAACCCGCCGATCGAGGTGGCCTACACGGTCATGGATTCCGTCGACGACGATCACGAGGAACTGCCGGAAGACTATGCGCCGACGATCGTGGCCGAAAGCACGAAGAAACTTCGGACCATGACGGTTGCTTCGGCAGTCATGGCCCTCGACATGACGGACGAACCTGTGCTGCTGTTCAGAAGCCCGGGAAAAGAACAATTGAATATCGTTTATCGTCGGAATGACGGTAATATCGGGTGGATCGATTCCGCCAACATCAAAGGCTGA
- the dnaA gene encoding chromosomal replication initiator protein DnaA, with amino-acid sequence MQTNSMTAGALANGDNAHSALGAACSEGAGDNAEMKHDALFDRFSKRLKAQVGVDVYQSWFGRLKLHSASKSVVRLTVPTTFLKSWINNRYLDLITSIFQAEDPSILKVEIMVRSASRNTRGPALDERQSGAEPAPQQAASRKPGPQHIGQIASPAGPSSVTGRAASTASPLFGSPLDSRYTFDGFVEGASNRVALAAARTIAEAGAGAVRFNPLFIHSSVGLGKTHLLQAIANAAVHSPRAPRVVYLTAEYFMWRFATAIRDNDALTLKDSLRNIDLLIIDDMQFLQGKMIQHEFCHLLNMLLDSAKQVVVAADRAPWELESLDPRVRSRLQGGVAIEMEAPDYEMRLDMMKSRLDAARKDDPSLDIPSDILEHVARNITSSGRDLEGAFNQLLFRRSFEPNLSIERVDELLAHLVGAGDQKRVRIEDIQRVVARHYNVSRQELVSNRRTRVIVKPRQIAMYLSKTLTPRSFPEIGRRFGGRDHTTVLHAVRKIEELISADQKLSQEIELLRRLINE; translated from the coding sequence ATGCAGACGAATTCTATGACGGCCGGTGCGTTGGCGAACGGGGACAATGCACATTCGGCGCTGGGCGCCGCATGCTCCGAGGGCGCGGGAGACAATGCCGAAATGAAGCATGACGCTCTTTTCGACCGGTTCAGCAAAAGATTGAAAGCCCAGGTCGGCGTAGACGTATACCAGAGCTGGTTTGGCCGCCTGAAGCTGCACTCCGCCTCCAAGAGCGTGGTGCGCCTGACAGTCCCGACGACGTTCCTGAAGTCGTGGATCAACAACCGTTATCTCGATCTCATCACCTCGATTTTCCAGGCCGAGGATCCGTCGATCCTCAAGGTCGAGATCATGGTGCGCAGCGCGAGCCGCAACACCCGTGGCCCGGCGCTTGACGAGCGTCAGTCGGGTGCAGAGCCCGCCCCGCAGCAGGCGGCGAGCCGCAAGCCGGGTCCGCAGCACATCGGCCAGATTGCCTCCCCTGCCGGTCCGTCTTCTGTCACCGGCCGCGCCGCCAGCACCGCAAGCCCGCTTTTCGGCTCACCCCTCGACAGCCGTTACACCTTTGACGGTTTCGTTGAAGGCGCATCGAACCGCGTGGCACTCGCGGCCGCCAGGACGATCGCCGAAGCCGGCGCCGGCGCCGTGCGCTTCAACCCGCTTTTCATCCATTCCTCTGTTGGTCTCGGCAAGACGCACCTTCTCCAGGCGATTGCTAATGCGGCCGTACATAGCCCGCGTGCGCCCCGCGTCGTGTATCTGACGGCCGAATATTTCATGTGGCGTTTCGCCACCGCCATCCGCGATAACGATGCCCTGACGCTGAAAGACTCGCTGCGCAACATCGACCTGCTGATCATCGACGACATGCAGTTCCTGCAGGGTAAGATGATCCAGCACGAGTTCTGCCACCTCCTCAACATGCTGCTCGACAGCGCCAAGCAGGTTGTCGTTGCCGCCGACCGCGCGCCCTGGGAGCTGGAATCGCTTGATCCCCGTGTCCGTTCGCGCCTCCAGGGTGGCGTTGCGATCGAGATGGAAGCGCCTGACTATGAGATGCGCCTCGACATGATGAAGTCCCGTCTGGATGCGGCCCGCAAGGACGATCCGTCGCTCGACATCCCCTCCGATATTCTTGAGCATGTTGCCCGCAACATAACCAGCAGTGGCCGTGATCTCGAAGGCGCCTTCAACCAGCTTCTGTTCCGCCGCTCCTTCGAGCCGAACCTCTCGATCGAACGGGTCGACGAACTGCTGGCCCACCTCGTCGGTGCCGGTGACCAGAAGCGTGTGCGCATCGAAGACATCCAGCGTGTCGTGGCCCGTCACTACAACGTCTCGCGCCAGGAACTCGTCTCCAACCGTCGCACCCGGGTCATCGTCAAGCCGCGTCAGATCGCCATGTATCTGTCGAAGACGCTGACCCCGCGCTCCTTCCCCGAGATCGGCCGCCGCTTCGGCGGACGCGACCACACGACGGTCCTGCATGCCGTGCGCAAGATCGAGGAACTGATCTCCGCCGATCAGAAGCTGTCGCAGGAAATCGAACTGCTGCGTCGCCTGATCAACGAATGA
- the grpE gene encoding nucleotide exchange factor GrpE, which yields MTEETNKNGPDADAAEAYATEAQEDQANAEATTDAEGGAAEALDALKAENADLRDRFLRLAADMDNLRRRTEREIKDAKSYAMTGFARDMLSVSDNLRRAIESLPEDARAGADAAVTALIEGVEMTERGMLATMERHGIRKIEPVGQKFDPNFHQAMFEVPNPDVANNTVVQVVQAGYAIGERVLRPAMVGVAKGGPKAEAAAEDAAKA from the coding sequence ATGACCGAAGAAACCAACAAGAACGGACCTGACGCGGACGCCGCAGAGGCTTACGCTACCGAAGCTCAGGAAGATCAGGCAAACGCCGAAGCGACGACCGACGCCGAAGGCGGCGCGGCCGAAGCCCTCGATGCTCTGAAGGCGGAAAATGCCGACCTGCGCGACCGCTTCCTGCGTTTGGCAGCCGACATGGACAACCTGCGCCGTCGCACCGAACGGGAAATCAAGGACGCCAAGTCTTACGCGATGACGGGTTTTGCCCGTGACATGCTGTCGGTCTCCGACAACTTGCGCCGTGCCATCGAAAGCCTGCCGGAAGACGCCCGCGCCGGCGCGGATGCTGCGGTCACAGCGCTCATCGAAGGTGTCGAGATGACCGAGCGCGGCATGCTGGCGACCATGGAACGTCACGGCATTCGCAAGATCGAGCCGGTCGGCCAGAAGTTCGACCCGAACTTCCACCAGGCCATGTTCGAGGTCCCCAATCCCGATGTCGCCAACAACACCGTCGTTCAGGTCGTGCAGGCCGGTTACGCGATCGGCGAACGCGTCCTCCGCCCGGCCATGGTCGGCGTTGCGAAGGGTGGCCCGAAGGCCGAAGCTGCCGCCGAGGATGCTGCCAAGGCCTGA
- the hrcA gene encoding heat-inducible transcriptional repressor HrcA, with product MAAPKTTIADVAASLDDRSREVFRRIVETYLDSGDPLGSRNLSRLLPMSLSPASVRNVMSDLEHLGLIYAPHVSAGRLPTQAGLRFFVDAFMQVGDLSETERDSIERQIRPTSPDQPVETMLTEASRMLSGLSRGAGLVISAKNDPVLKHVEFIRLEPTKALAVLVGEHNQVENRIIDLPSGVTASQLTEAANFLNANLAGQTLRELRSQIDSMKTQVASELDTLSQDLVKRGLAVWSGEGADKNPTRLIVRGRANLLEGLVDLEDIDRLRLLFDDLERKESLIEILDLAESGPGVRIFIGSENKLFSLSGSSLIVAPYRDGEDRIVGAVGVIGPTRLNYSRIVPMVDYTAQLMARLSRTGR from the coding sequence ATGGCCGCACCCAAGACGACCATCGCAGATGTTGCCGCATCGCTGGACGACCGATCCAGAGAGGTCTTTCGGCGGATCGTCGAGACCTATCTCGACTCCGGTGATCCGCTCGGCTCGCGCAATCTGTCCCGCCTTCTGCCGATGTCGCTGTCGCCCGCTTCCGTGCGCAACGTGATGAGCGATCTCGAGCATCTGGGCCTGATCTATGCGCCGCACGTCAGCGCGGGACGTCTGCCCACGCAAGCTGGCCTGCGCTTTTTCGTCGATGCCTTCATGCAGGTGGGGGACCTCTCGGAGACCGAGCGAGACAGCATCGAGCGCCAGATCCGTCCGACAAGTCCGGATCAACCGGTCGAGACCATGCTGACCGAGGCGAGCCGCATGCTGTCGGGCCTGTCGCGCGGCGCCGGTCTGGTCATCTCGGCGAAAAACGATCCGGTCCTCAAGCATGTCGAATTCATTCGGCTCGAGCCGACCAAGGCGCTCGCCGTGCTCGTCGGCGAACACAACCAGGTCGAAAACCGCATCATCGACCTGCCCTCGGGCGTCACCGCCTCGCAGTTGACGGAGGCCGCCAACTTCCTCAATGCAAACTTGGCGGGTCAGACACTGCGCGAATTGCGCAGCCAGATCGACAGCATGAAGACGCAGGTCGCCTCGGAACTCGATACCTTGTCCCAGGACCTCGTCAAGCGGGGCCTGGCGGTCTGGTCGGGGGAGGGGGCCGATAAGAACCCCACCCGCCTCATCGTCCGAGGTCGTGCAAACTTGCTCGAAGGTCTGGTCGACCTTGAGGACATCGATCGCCTGCGCCTGCTCTTCGACGACCTCGAGCGCAAGGAAAGCCTGATCGAGATCCTCGATCTTGCCGAAAGTGGCCCGGGTGTGCGCATCTTCATCGGCTCCGAAAACAAGCTCTTCTCGCTGTCGGGCTCGTCTCTCATCGTAGCACCCTATCGCGATGGCGAAGACCGCATCGTCGGCGCCGTCGGTGTGATCGGCCCCACGCGGCTGAATTATTCCCGCATCGTGCCGATGGTCGATTACACCGCCCAGCTCATGGCGCGCCTGTCGCGGACCGGGCGTTAG
- a CDS encoding class I SAM-dependent methyltransferase: MTRDPSLAFYEENAALYAARDRHLPERQLNRFVERLAAGARILELGCGAGGDSAELLQLGFDVTPSDGSASMASQAERRLGRPVLVLPFQELAYEAEFDGIWANACLLHVPRADLADVLARIAKALRPHGRLYASFKTGGAEGTDRFGRYYNRPTREELAKLCEAAGFVGIEIETLSGGAFDGEPTTWLYLHTGLA; this comes from the coding sequence GTGACCCGCGATCCTTCCCTTGCTTTCTACGAGGAGAACGCCGCCCTCTATGCGGCGCGCGACCGGCATCTGCCGGAGCGGCAGTTGAACCGTTTCGTAGAGCGGCTGGCGGCCGGTGCCCGCATCCTCGAACTCGGCTGCGGGGCGGGCGGCGACAGCGCGGAATTGCTTCAACTGGGTTTCGACGTCACCCCTTCGGATGGATCAGCCTCCATGGCTTCGCAGGCCGAGCGCCGGCTCGGGCGACCGGTTCTCGTGCTGCCGTTCCAGGAACTGGCTTATGAGGCGGAGTTCGATGGCATTTGGGCCAATGCCTGCCTGCTGCATGTTCCGAGGGCCGATCTGGCGGATGTGCTCGCCCGCATTGCCAAGGCCCTCCGTCCTCACGGTCGCCTCTATGCCAGCTTCAAGACCGGCGGCGCAGAAGGAACAGACCGCTTCGGACGCTACTACAACAGACCGACGCGGGAAGAACTGGCAAAACTCTGCGAAGCTGCCGGCTTTGTCGGCATCGAAATTGAAACACTCTCGGGCGGCGCCTTCGATGGAGAGCCGACGACCTGGCTCTATCTTCACACTGGCCTGGCCTGA
- the lptB gene encoding LPS export ABC transporter ATP-binding protein, whose product MPFFSRTKQANPATAPAGLPGDKARYEGTLIAHGLTKTYNSRRVVNGASLVVRRGEAVGLLGPNGAGKTTCFYMITGLVPVDAGTISINGNDVTSMPMYRRSRLGVGYLPQEASIFRGLSVEDNIRAVLEVHISDKKQREAKLDELLNEFHIEKLRKSPSVALSGGERRRLEIARALATDPTFMLLDEPFAGVDPISVSDIQNLVRHLTARGIGVLITDHNVRETLGLIDRAYIIHAGEVLTHGRANDIVNNADVRRLYLGDKFSL is encoded by the coding sequence ATTCCTTTTTTTTCCAGGACTAAGCAGGCCAACCCGGCGACTGCACCGGCAGGTTTGCCGGGCGACAAGGCGCGCTATGAAGGCACGCTGATCGCACACGGCCTGACCAAGACCTATAATTCCCGCCGCGTGGTCAACGGGGCATCGCTGGTCGTGCGCCGAGGCGAGGCGGTCGGACTGCTCGGCCCGAACGGTGCGGGCAAGACCACCTGTTTCTACATGATCACCGGCCTCGTGCCTGTTGATGCCGGGACAATCTCGATCAATGGCAATGACGTGACGTCGATGCCGATGTATCGACGCTCGCGGTTGGGCGTGGGCTACCTACCGCAGGAAGCGTCGATCTTTCGTGGCCTGAGCGTCGAAGACAATATCCGCGCGGTGCTCGAAGTGCATATCTCGGACAAGAAGCAGCGCGAGGCCAAGCTCGACGAGCTGCTCAACGAATTCCATATCGAGAAGCTGCGTAAGTCGCCTTCCGTGGCGCTCTCCGGTGGTGAGCGGCGGCGCCTGGAAATTGCCCGTGCGCTGGCGACCGATCCGACCTTCATGCTGCTCGACGAGCCGTTCGCTGGCGTTGACCCGATTTCGGTCTCGGATATCCAGAATCTGGTGCGCCACTTGACGGCGCGCGGGATCGGAGTCCTGATTACGGACCACAACGTGCGCGAGACGCTGGGGCTCATCGACCGGGCCTATATCATCCATGCCGGCGAAGTGCTGACCCATGGCCGGGCCAATGACATCGTCAACAATGCCGATGTTCGCCGCCTTTACCTGGGCGACAAGTTCAGCCTTTGA
- the hemW gene encoding radical SAM family heme chaperone HemW, translating into MTDRSFTLLPDTGEPGFGVYVHWPFCAAKCPYCDFNSHVRHQPVDQARFVSAFLTEMKTMRALSGPKTVTSVFMGGGTPSLMDPTTVGAILDGIAATWHVPDGIEITMEANPSSVEASRFHGYRAAGVNRVSMGVQALNDPDLRFLGRLHDVADALKAIKLAREIFPRMSFDLIYARPNQTVEAWERELKEAISYAVDHLSLYQLTIEEGTAFYGLHKAGKLIVPDEEHAATLYEATQEITAREGMPAYEVSNHARPGAESRHNLTYWRYGDYAGIGPGAHGRLTQGRTKIATAAQKHPETWLSAVEQDGHGIADREDLDNEAQADELLMMGLRLREGVDLARWQQLSGRDPDPDKEQFLLEQGFIERLGNSRLRCTPTGMLILNAVVADLAC; encoded by the coding sequence TTGACCGACAGGTCGTTTACGCTTCTGCCAGACACGGGCGAACCCGGCTTCGGGGTCTATGTCCATTGGCCCTTCTGCGCGGCCAAGTGTCCTTATTGTGACTTCAACAGCCATGTGCGCCACCAGCCTGTGGACCAGGCGCGTTTCGTCTCCGCTTTCCTCACCGAGATGAAGACGATGCGGGCGCTGTCGGGGCCGAAGACGGTGACCAGCGTGTTTATGGGCGGCGGCACGCCATCGCTGATGGATCCCACAACCGTCGGCGCCATTCTCGACGGCATCGCCGCGACCTGGCATGTGCCCGACGGCATCGAGATCACCATGGAGGCCAATCCATCCAGCGTCGAGGCGAGCCGCTTTCACGGCTATCGAGCGGCGGGCGTCAACCGGGTTTCGATGGGCGTGCAGGCGCTCAACGATCCGGATCTTAGATTTCTCGGGCGGCTGCATGATGTCGCGGATGCGCTGAAAGCCATCAAGCTGGCGCGAGAAATCTTTCCACGCATGTCCTTCGACCTGATCTACGCCCGGCCGAACCAGACGGTGGAAGCGTGGGAACGGGAACTGAAGGAGGCGATTTCCTATGCCGTCGATCATCTGTCGCTCTACCAGCTGACCATCGAGGAAGGCACGGCCTTTTACGGGCTGCACAAGGCGGGCAAGCTGATCGTGCCGGACGAGGAGCACGCGGCAACGCTCTATGAAGCGACGCAGGAGATTACCGCGCGCGAGGGCATGCCGGCCTACGAGGTTTCCAACCATGCGCGGCCCGGCGCCGAGAGCCGGCACAATCTCACTTATTGGCGTTATGGCGACTATGCCGGGATCGGCCCTGGCGCGCATGGCCGCCTGACGCAAGGGCGGACAAAAATCGCCACGGCGGCCCAAAAACATCCGGAAACCTGGCTTTCCGCCGTCGAGCAGGATGGCCACGGGATCGCCGATCGGGAGGATCTCGACAACGAGGCCCAGGCTGACGAATTGCTGATGATGGGGCTTCGGCTGCGCGAGGGGGTCGATCTCGCCCGTTGGCAGCAGCTCTCCGGTCGCGATCCAGACCCGGACAAGGAGCAGTTCCTGTTGGAGCAGGGTTTCATCGAGCGGCTGGGCAACTCCCGCCTTCGCTGCACCCCGACCGGCATGCTGATCCTCAATGCCGTGGTGGCCGATCTCGCCTGCTGA
- a CDS encoding VOC family protein, with translation MIEGVLETALYVDDLDKAETFYGEVLGLQTIRRNGNRHIFYRCGSGILLIFNSVETLKPLPPGSLDVPRHGATGPGHACFRVTGNDLDAMAETLKKAGIALESTVTWPNGARSIYFRDPAGNSLECAEPRLWDLE, from the coding sequence ATGATCGAAGGTGTTCTCGAGACCGCACTCTACGTCGATGACCTGGACAAGGCCGAGACCTTTTATGGCGAGGTGCTGGGGCTTCAGACGATCCGGAGAAACGGCAATCGACACATCTTCTATCGTTGCGGATCGGGCATCCTGCTGATCTTCAATAGCGTGGAAACGCTGAAACCCCTGCCGCCCGGCTCGCTGGACGTGCCGAGACACGGCGCCACGGGGCCGGGCCATGCCTGCTTCCGGGTCACCGGAAACGATCTCGACGCCATGGCGGAGACGCTGAAGAAAGCCGGTATCGCCCTGGAATCGACCGTCACCTGGCCGAACGGTGCGCGATCCATCTATTTCCGCGATCCGGCGGGAAACAGCCTGGAATGCGCCGAGCCACGGCTATGGGATCTGGAATAG
- the rdgB gene encoding RdgB/HAM1 family non-canonical purine NTP pyrophosphatase, with translation MRKLDTRTIVVASHNAGKIAEIADLIGPFGFSAKSAKDLAFVEPDETGTTFEENAAIKALASAKASGLPALSDDSGLVIDALDGAPGVYTANWAEREDGTRDFPWAMEKVEKALAERGATGPAQRTARFVSVLCLAWPDGHTEFFRGEIEGVIASAPRGTAGFGYDPIFQPEGHARTFGEMTADEKHGWKPGDPEALSHRARAFKRFVETCLEA, from the coding sequence ATGCGCAAGCTCGACACCCGCACCATCGTCGTTGCCAGCCACAATGCCGGCAAGATCGCCGAAATCGCCGACCTGATCGGCCCCTTCGGCTTCTCGGCCAAATCGGCCAAGGACCTTGCTTTCGTCGAGCCCGACGAGACGGGCACGACGTTCGAGGAAAATGCGGCGATTAAGGCGCTGGCCTCTGCCAAGGCCTCGGGTCTGCCGGCGCTTTCGGACGATAGCGGCCTGGTGATCGATGCGCTTGATGGTGCGCCCGGCGTCTACACCGCCAACTGGGCCGAGCGGGAAGACGGGACACGTGATTTCCCCTGGGCGATGGAGAAGGTCGAAAAGGCACTTGCCGAGCGGGGCGCGACGGGGCCGGCTCAGCGAACTGCCCGCTTCGTCAGCGTGCTGTGTCTCGCCTGGCCCGACGGGCATACGGAATTCTTCCGCGGCGAGATCGAGGGCGTCATTGCATCTGCGCCCCGCGGGACGGCCGGCTTCGGTTATGACCCGATCTTCCAGCCGGAAGGTCACGCGCGCACCTTTGGCGAGATGACGGCGGACGAGAAACACGGCTGGAAGCCCGGCGACCCGGAAGCGCTGTCGCACCGGGCACGGGCCTTCAAGCGCTTCGTCGAAACCTGCCTGGAGGCATGA